A region of the Sarcophilus harrisii chromosome 3, mSarHar1.11, whole genome shotgun sequence genome:
TTTTGAGTCAAAGAACAGAATTTTATCTAGAATTCACTTTCTCTCAGCTTATCTGTCCCATGCTGAGGTGTTTATTTCCTGTTGAAGTTAGGAAGAAtatatctgtcttttttttttggctgaggcaattggggttaagtgacttgcccaaggtcacacagctaggaagtgttaagagtctgaggtcagatttgaactcaggtcttcctgacttcagggctggtgctctaaccactgtgccatctagctgccccatatctCTGTATTCTTTAAGAAGTTTTGAATCATACattgttttttcttcctaatttcctttctttccctctgtccccAGGAAAATGAATCTGTTTTAAGCCACAGGGCTCTCTGAAGACAAGCATGTTGCTTCCCAATAGCTCCTACGTGGCCCCAGGTTCTTTCATCTTGAATGGCATTCCTGGCCTAGAAGCTTTGCATATATggatctctctccctctctgtgctATGTATGCCATATCTCTTGTGGGTAACCTTGGCCTTGTGTATCTCATCCAGTATGAAGAGTCCCTTCACCGGCCCATATACTTCTTCCTGGCAATGCTGTCTCTCACTGACCTTCTCACCTGTACCACTACCCTCCCCAATGCACTGTGCATCTTCTGGTTCAACTTAAAGGAGATCAAATTTGACACTTGCCTGGTCCAAATGTACTTTGTCCACGGGTTTACGGGGGTGGAGTCTGGGGTACTTATGCTCATGGCATTGGATCGCTATGTGGCTATTTGCTACCCCTTGCGCTATGCCACAATCCTCACCAATCCCGTTATCGCCAAAGCTGGGCTTGCCACCTTCCTGAGGGGTATGATACTCatgattccttttcccttcctggtCAAACGTCTACCTTTTTGCCAAAGCAATGTCATTTCCCACACCTACTGTGACCATATGTCTGTGGTGAAGTTATCTTGTGCCAGCATTAAGGTGAATGTTATCTATGGCCTAATGGTTGCCCTTCTAATTGGTGTTTTTGACATATGTTGCATCTCTGTGTCCTATACCATGATCCTCCGAGCTGTGGTGAGCCTGGCATCCACAGATGCAAAGCAGAAGGCCTTTAGTACCTGTACAGCCCACATTTGTGCCATCATCATTACATATGTTCCAGCCTTTTTCACCTTCTTTACCCATCGCTTTGGGGGGCATACCATTCCACCATCTCTCCACATAATTGTGGCAAATCTCTATCTGCTCTTACCCCCAACCCTGAATCCCATTGTCTATGGGGTGAAGACCAAGCAGATCCGGGACAGTGTCATCAGGTTCTTCCATTGTGACAAAGAGGAAGGATGAATTGAGACATTTTGAAAGCTACAGAAAATAAGATTATGATAGGATATGAAAATGGAGACTAATAGTTtgctcaaatttttttcttatcactttTGTGTAAGTCACCAAATGGACCTCTAATAACTATGTTTACCCATGTAATTCTATGTTGCTCATATACATTACCTGTGGTCCTCTGCACCCAGTCTTTCAGACAGAAAGCACgacagaaaaacaaaccaaacagcCACCATAACAACATATAATCGGTCATCATCCTTAGGCTATTGACAAAGAAGGGGGAATATGTTTCTCTATTCCTTctttaaatcaaaatgaaatatattcttaggtatatgaaatataaaaattcatcatttttctggGTTGGATAAGTGAGGTACTATCTGGAAGTGTATATTtgagtggagggaggaagaggagaaaggagaaagagagacagagacacagagacagagagagacgaagatacacacacacacacacacagagaaagagagagagagagagagagagagagagagagagagagagaaagggagagataaacagagagagagattatgaCCAGTCATGGTTTCCTTTCAGCACAAGAAATGtctgattttataattttttttgttaaataaaattaaagagatttCTGAGTGTCAGTTTTAGAGTGTACTATTCCCATCCTCCCCTagtcttttgttcttttaatccATCAGGTACTCAGAAATCTCCAGGAGAGCCCTGAGAAGAACATTAACCACAGTCCTCAGAGACTACATTAATTTAGTCTAGAACTCTCTAAGACTTAAATCAAGTGATCCCAAGAGACTGCagtgaaacaataaaaaaagaattttaaaaaaagaatggaagaaataagagatataacTTACTGAAAATAAGGGCATAATCTAGAAAATCTAGTGAGACCTGGGAGGACCAGGGGTGCAGAGTCTATAAACAGTAGCTATCAGATTTTGATTGCGTGGTAGATTTAAATAGTATGAACCTCATAGGGAGAGAGGTTAATGAATGATGATAGAAGGAAAACCTGGAAGTAGTATTGGGGAACAAGGAGTGTGTTCCAGCTATTTCTCCTTGATCAGGAGAATGAGTAAAGACACAGCAAGTACTGGAAAGCATATGCAGGGAGGTTGTGTCATcatgtaacttgattctaacatagtgatgtcattttgatcctcttcaaaaatgaaggataacaGCCATAAAGGATTAATATGGAGGAAGAAGACTATGCTTATAATCTCTCACTTCTAATAGATGACAAAATAAAGCATAGATTTGATTTTCAATTATTAATGATGGAAGTAGAAGCACTGATAATCACTGAGAAGAGGCTGAACCACCTCTAAGGGGAAAAGTTaacagtataataataataaactattgCCCCAAATCCAGAAGCCAACAGTAAATAGCAATGCAATAAACTAAAGATCAAACTTGGTGAGTCACTAGACACTTCTCTCAGTTCCCTGTAGTCTCTCAGGAATGTGGTTAGTGTTCTTCTCAGGGTTCTCCTGATggattaaaagaacaaaagactAGGGTagggtgggaaggaggagagagggaaaaaaagagagataaaagtgTATTTCATGTTATATAGTTTGTAGTTATTTTGGAAGGGGGTGATTGtggttaatttcattttattttgatgtaTAGTATATGGAAATTATTGGTTATTTATCTGAAATTTATTGGCTATAGAAATTTGGAAAGaggatgagaaaaataattccaatgaTTAAGAACTGAAATAAGAtaactgaaacaaaaaaattataatattttgttcatttttttaaattgtgaatttGCAAAACCACAATTTGGGAAATTGAGAGAAAAGCTTAAGCAACTAAGAGTGAAAGACAAAGAATGGGTTAAGTAAGTTACCTTAGAGGGACTTTAATTCCCTCTAGTGAACAGAAGATAAATTGCAATCTATTCAAAGTCAGCTTCTTACATAGACAGGACAGTTCAAAGTTCTATCTGGTGCTGACAAATCCAAACCCATCTGACTAGATTTTAACTATTTATGACCTTATCTCTTTATGTTATGGAAAGTAACAACAAGCCAAAACGTGTTTTATGAATAATCACTGACACCTGCCTGACATGCTATGAAAATGCTCCTAATATTTAGAGATCCTGTAGGCTCAAGATGACTACAATATACATTTTTACACTAAATATCCCAAACAATAAATAGTCTTAATTAACCAACTAGTAAATAGAGATTCCTTCTTTGGCATAACTCTGAACTTTGGCAAACACTCCTTTAGTATTTGTTAtaggccagaatttgaaacaaggtgctaagtcagtggaattgatagagacaatagttatctaattcaGCATGGTGCTtgacagttctctagttcagtacatgtacgtagtacttactatagttccacaagagTCACACCTATGATGAGAAAGGATCTAAGCTCTGGcaaactcagccagaatgagaaatagggaagaccagagaagtggtggcagtcCTCCTgtctcccccacagaaaccaacacacattcaggaggacctcaagaagctggcagaagcagagaagacaaaggactggtggcaggagcttaaactctcagaaccaagaagagagatggacttctaagaaagctaatcaggtcccaggaaaggagacaagacttggaaagagacaataaaagatttttatcttaacccctggctactcgtgtggtgattactgaactgaaaggaaggctgcctccagagactccACGagaaccccaacaagagaatattacattttaatattacaAGTATTGTCATAATTTTAACACTAAACTCTGCCAGGTCCTTCCTTATCCCTAAATGGACTTCCTTAGGAGGATTTGGCTTCCAAAAACATCCTTCCTTGCTTTTATTTGTTGGCTCTTTCCAACTTGTCCTGTGTAGGACAATTTTCCTCTGAGAGGGAAAGAATGGTTTCTCaataatttctttcctattcACCAGAAAGAGAGAAACTGCATTGTCTTTTAGAGGTATAGAGTGTGGCATTCTATATCTCACTCTAACTGAACCTACATCCCTGTGACCTGATTCATACTCATGGATCCTGACCTGTGCAAAAAGATTAGGAAAttttgcataattacaaattgctttccagaatattggAGTAATGCACATCTCTActaacaattcattagtgtcccgGACTCTAACATCAATTATTCTGATATCTCTTTTGGGGGGAATCAAAtgtgttgttttttattttagcaaTATTCAGTTTCTATTGTTTTATGGTTATTTTCATcaatatatatttctgtaattatttatattatgttgtTTTCCAGATTTGCTTATTAAACTTTGCAGCAATTCatatatctttctttgtattcattctaCTCCTCAGTTCTAAaaacatagtaatattccattccattcatgtaccataatttgtttatataGCCCTTAATAAATGgatatctactttatttctagttcttttccgACAAAAAAAGcaatgctataaacattttggctTACATGTGGCCATTCTTTTTAATCAATGGAATCCTTGGGGTACATCTCCATATTAGAATCTCTGCCTCAAAGGATAAGGGAAATTATTCATTATGaataattacaaattactttCTAAAATGATTGGGCCGATGATGTATTCATATCTCTGACTCTCCATAACCCTTCCAACTTTTGTCCTATGCCAATTTTTCTGGACATGCAGTGTAAGTTACTAGTTGTTctgatttgcttttctcttatgAGGAGTTCTTTCATATACCTGTTATAGATTgcagttcttttgagaattgtttatttttaaaaaataatttaattaatgcaatattttttttttggtaatttttttactGTCTTTTGTTTGGTTAATGGAATTGTGCACACAGTTTCCTTTTAGTttcctgcctctgtttccccaaattgttctgcctcagtttctctggttgCAACCCTCATTTTCTGCctattaggactgagataattagggctgtagagATCTGACATTAcagaagataagactccagatgtcctatttcacatacctaattggcattgttTATATGTCTAAGTCCAGACTTCCTGCCTCTAAGCTGGACATGTActtaactcccagtttgtaaGAATTATGTAAGAACTactccccaacctgtcagaaccggattgatggtccctgctTTAAAAGACTAGAACTCTGATCAGGAATGATAataggtaaaaataaaacaaaagcacaaAATGGTGAAGATGAAACACCTCTTTTACCTCCTGACTGaaagagaatgattttaaaatacaaagaaagatatttttagaCATGGTGAATGTGGGCACTGGAAACAGCTAAGTATTTCACTGGGTAGGACACTAGACCTGGAATctgaaagaccagagttcaaatttggtctcaggcaTGTgtctgtgtgatcatgggcaagtcaatttaacttgtttgtcttaatccattggggataaaaatagtGAACCCTTCCAgtattttgctaagaaaatcccatggacagtattggtGTGATATAGTCCACAAGATCAGTATCCACAAGGATATGGTCCTTCCTCTCTATCCCCACCTACCTCTCCAGCTTTATTAGACCTTATCAAAGATTTATTAGACCCTAATTTTTCCATTAGACCCTAATCAAAGGTAAA
Encoded here:
- the LOC100935126 gene encoding olfactory receptor 52N5 → MLLPNSSYVAPGSFILNGIPGLEALHIWISLPLCAMYAISLVGNLGLVYLIQYEESLHRPIYFFLAMLSLTDLLTCTTTLPNALCIFWFNLKEIKFDTCLVQMYFVHGFTGVESGVLMLMALDRYVAICYPLRYATILTNPVIAKAGLATFLRGMILMIPFPFLVKRLPFCQSNVISHTYCDHMSVVKLSCASIKVNVIYGLMVALLIGVFDICCISVSYTMILRAVVSLASTDAKQKAFSTCTAHICAIIITYVPAFFTFFTHRFGGHTIPPSLHIIVANLYLLLPPTLNPIVYGVKTKQIRDSVIRFFHCDKEEG